In the bacterium genome, TGGCCCGAAAGACCGAGCGATGAGGGCGCTGCGCGACAGGAATGATGGGGGGATCGTGCGTAAAGGCAATTACGCCGTTTATGTAAATACAATTATGCCAGGAGGTTCCTGGGGTTCGCCCCGGATCCTGGGTTATGTTCCTAATTTAGTGGCATTACAGGTCAAGCGTCGGCATATTTGTCTTGACTGCTGGCTTCAGTGCGGCATAATCACAATTACACATCAGCGAGGAGTCGATCATGCCACCACGCAAACCCGACCCCAAGGCCGATTCCCTCCGCCAGCAAGGCTGTCTCCATCCTCACCCGGAGAAGGTCTCGGACGAGTTGTTCCGTTCCACCGAGTTCTTCGACCCTCGGGACTTCCTGCAGGTCAAATACGAGATGCTGCGCCGTGTCCGGGTGGACGGGCACACGGTGAGCCAGGCCGCGGCAAGCTTCGGACTATCGCGTCCGTCCTTCTATCGCGCTCAGGAGGTCTACGAAGAGGGTGGGCTGCCCGCGTTGCTGCCAAGAAAGCCGGGCCCGCGCCGGGCCCACAAGTTGTCCGAAGAGATCGTCGAAGCCCTGCGCAACGCGCTGGATCAGGAGCCGGACTCAGACGCAGCGACCCTGGCCGCGTGGGTCAAGAAACGCTTTGGCATCTCAACTCATCCACGCAGCATCGAACGAGCTCTGGCTCGCCAGGAAAAAAAACGCCAGCCATGAGTGCGGCGCCCCGGCAGAGTACTCCGGGGCATGTCACGCGCTACGAGGAACTCCGACGACATACGGTGGAGCGGCAGATCCTTACAGGTCGGCTCGGCCTGGCCATTCTGCTGCGTCAGGGGCTGGCCGCCTGGGTCGAGCAGTGGTCGAAAGTGCCCGCGCCGGCACCCTCTACCGAGAGATCCCGGCGGTCCAGGTCGCCACTGGCTGACAGTACCAGCACGGATCTGATCAACGTGCTCGCAGCCATGGCTCTGAGTCAGATACCGGAGGTGCACGCATGAGCGGGAATACCCACCAGAAGGTGACCCCGGACCATCTGCGACGCGATGCATACCTGTACGTTCGCCAATCGACCGTGCGCCAGGTCTTCGAGAATACCGAGAGTACGAGGCGTCAGTACGCATTGCGGGAGCGCGCGGTGGCGATGGGATGGCCCATCGAGCGAGTGATCGTGATCGACTCCGACCTGGGGCAGTCCGGAGCCTCGAGTGTCGACCGAGAGGGTTTTCAGAAGCTCGTCGGCGAGGTCGGCATGGGCCGAGCCGGGATCGTGCTCGGCCTGGAGGTTTCGCGGCTGGCGCGCAACTCCACCGATTGGCACCGACTGTTGGAGATCTGTGCGCTGACGGACACGCTGATTCTTGACGAGGACGGGATCTATAGCCCGAGTGATTTCAACGACCGTCTGTTGCTTGGCCTCAAGGGCACGATGAGCGAGGCAGAGCTGCACGTGATGCGGGCGCGACTGCGTGGCGGCATTCTGAACCAGGCACGCCGAGGTGCGCTACAAACCCCGCTACCCGTCGGCCTGCTGTACGATCCGGATGGCAACGTGGTGCTCGATCCCGATGCCCAGGTCCAGCGGAGCTTCGAACACCTGTTCGAGACCTTCGAGCGCACGGGTACGGCTTCAGCGACGGTCAAGCATTTCCGCGAGCAAGGTCTACGATTTCCGCGCCGGCCACGCTACGGGCCACACAAGGGAGCGCTGCTGTGGGAGTCGCTGCTGCACTGGCGTGTCCTGAGGGTGCTGCACAACCCTCGCTATGCCGGCGCGTTCTGTTTCGGCCGGACCCACACGCGCAAGCGCGTCGACGGCACCGTCGAGATCAAGTCACTTCCGCGGGAGGAGTGGACCGCACTATTGCTCGACGCACACCCGGGGTACATCACCTGGGATCAATTCGAGGCCAATCGGAGACAGCTACGGGGCAATGCACAGGCCCACGGCTCCGAGCGACGCAAGAGTCCACCGCGCGAAGGACCAGCATTGATGCAGGGCCTGGTCGTCTGCGGCCTGTGTGGCAATCGGATTACTGTCCGCTATCACACGCGCAAGGGTGAGCAGTGGCCCGAGTACGTTTGCCAGCGCAAGGCCATCGACACCGCGACACGAAAATGCCAGCAGATCCCGGGCGCGGGTATCGATCGGGCCATCGGCGAATTACTCGTGGAGGCGGTTACCCCCGTGACCCTGGAGGTAGCCTTGAAAGTCCAGGCAGAGCTCGATGTGCGGATCCATGAGGCCGATGCTCTACGGGGCCAGCGCGTGGAACGAGCACGACAGGAGAGTGATCTGGCCCGACGCCGCTTCATCGAAGTCGATCCAGGCAATCGCCTCGTGGCGGATGTCCTCGAGGCCGAGTGGAACGAAAAGCTGCGTGGGCTGCATGATGCACAAGAGGAGTGCGAGCGACGTCGGCAGGAAGATCACCAACGGATCAGCGACGAGCAACGGAAAGAGATCCTCGCCCTGGCTGCCGATTTCCCAAGGCTATGGAACGATCCGAAGACGCCTCAACGTGAACGCAAACGCATGGTGCGGTTACTCATCGAGGACGTCACACTGACGAAAGGCGATGTGATTATCCTCGGTGTCCGCTTTCGCGGCGGCGCGACACGACAGCTCGAGCTGCCCACTCCGCCAACAGCATGGGAGATGCGTCAAACATCGAAGCAGGTTGTCGCCGAGATTGATACCCTACTCGATGATCATACCGAGGCCGAGATCGCGAAGATCCTCAACGACAGGGGTCGTGTATCGGGAGAAGGTAAACGCTTCCACGCTCGCATCGTGGCGCGAATACGTCGCGGCTATCAGATGAGGACGAGGTATGATCGCCTGCGAAATGCGGGCATGCTCACCGTCGACGAAATGGCTGACTTACTTGGTGTATCAACCGCGACCGTGAAAACATGGCGTAGCCATGGACTGTTGCGGGCCCATGCCTACACAGACAAGAACGAGTGCTTGTACGAACATCCCGGCGAGGACCCGCCGGTCAAAGCCCAGGGCCTAAAACTCTCAGAACGACCCCCTTTACCCAACGTCGTACCGAACGGTACCAATGAGGTGCAGTGTGAAGCATAGCCCTTCAGGTTGGGACTGCGGCGCGGCAGGCGAACAGGTTTCGCTCCAGCGTGCCTGAGCATGGCCCGGACACTGGCAGTGAAGATCGGATCGCGATCCATGATGAGGTGGGTCTTGCCCAACAGGAATCCATCCAACGCGTCG is a window encoding:
- a CDS encoding helix-turn-helix domain-containing protein, which gives rise to MPPRKPDPKADSLRQQGCLHPHPEKVSDELFRSTEFFDPRDFLQVKYEMLRRVRVDGHTVSQAAASFGLSRPSFYRAQEVYEEGGLPALLPRKPGPRRAHKLSEEIVEALRNALDQEPDSDAATLAAWVKKRFGISTHPRSIERALARQEKKRQP
- a CDS encoding recombinase family protein; the encoded protein is MSGNTHQKVTPDHLRRDAYLYVRQSTVRQVFENTESTRRQYALRERAVAMGWPIERVIVIDSDLGQSGASSVDREGFQKLVGEVGMGRAGIVLGLEVSRLARNSTDWHRLLEICALTDTLILDEDGIYSPSDFNDRLLLGLKGTMSEAELHVMRARLRGGILNQARRGALQTPLPVGLLYDPDGNVVLDPDAQVQRSFEHLFETFERTGTASATVKHFREQGLRFPRRPRYGPHKGALLWESLLHWRVLRVLHNPRYAGAFCFGRTHTRKRVDGTVEIKSLPREEWTALLLDAHPGYITWDQFEANRRQLRGNAQAHGSERRKSPPREGPALMQGLVVCGLCGNRITVRYHTRKGEQWPEYVCQRKAIDTATRKCQQIPGAGIDRAIGELLVEAVTPVTLEVALKVQAELDVRIHEADALRGQRVERARQESDLARRRFIEVDPGNRLVADVLEAEWNEKLRGLHDAQEECERRRQEDHQRISDEQRKEILALAADFPRLWNDPKTPQRERKRMVRLLIEDVTLTKGDVIILGVRFRGGATRQLELPTPPTAWEMRQTSKQVVAEIDTLLDDHTEAEIAKILNDRGRVSGEGKRFHARIVARIRRGYQMRTRYDRLRNAGMLTVDEMADLLGVSTATVKTWRSHGLLRAHAYTDKNECLYEHPGEDPPVKAQGLKLSERPPLPNVVPNGTNEVQCEA